One Vicia villosa cultivar HV-30 ecotype Madison, WI unplaced genomic scaffold, Vvil1.0 ctg.000509F_1_1, whole genome shotgun sequence DNA window includes the following coding sequences:
- the LOC131629118 gene encoding uncharacterized protein LOC131629118, which produces MGGSKSSDKIFGGKVIVFGGDFRQILPVIPRGSRSDIIHVTINSSYIWDYCVFLKLTKNMRLQQSGNNTSSSELEQFSNWILKLEDGKLVEPNDGYAEIYIPPKLLISDFANPLEVIFHNTYPNCVVNYNNETFLQSRAILVGTIETVDQINQYVLELLPEYLSSDCVDTSDGDSNESFNVLTLEFLNTLRCPGLPNHKITLKIGTPIMLL; this is translated from the exons ATGGGTGGATCCAAATCATCTGACAAGATATTTGGAGGTAAGGTCATTGTTTTTGGGGGCGACTTCCGGCAGATTCTACCAGTTATACCTAGAGGAAGCCGTTCAGATATAATTCATGTGACAATTAATTCATCGTACATATGGGATTATTGTGTTTTTTTGAAGCTTACAAAGAATATGCGACTTCAACAGTCTGGGAACAACACAAGTTCTTCTGAGCTGGAACAATTTTCGAACTGGATATTGAAACTCGAGGATGGAAAATTAGTGGAACCTAATGATGGTTATGCAGAGATTTATATTCCTCCCAAACTGTTGATATCAGATTTTGCTAATCCACTTGAAGTAATTTTTCATAATACATATCCAAATTGTGTTGTCAATTACAACAATGAGACATTCTTGCAATCAAGAGCAATATTGGTTGGAACTATTGAGACAGTTGATCAAATAAACCAGTATGTATTAGAACTTCTTCCAG AATATTTATCATCTGATTGCGTTGATACAAGTGATGGTGACAGCAATGAATCTTTCAATGTATTAACTCTTGAGTTTTTAAATACACTCAGATGTCCAGGTCTTCCCAATCATAAGATTACATTGAAGATTGGTACTCCGATCATGCTTCTTTGA